A single region of the Marmota flaviventris isolate mMarFla1 chromosome 10, mMarFla1.hap1, whole genome shotgun sequence genome encodes:
- the Perm1 gene encoding PGC-1 and ERR-induced regulator in muscle protein 1 codes for MMDNFQYSVQLSDRDWAEFSATADECGLLQAGLASGDELLSSDIDQGDSSGSSPPGPPPLLTGQLAPRRRDCQSCEEEDAVATGQLVRRSQGEPVLALGPGQQAAGTSAQSEALLSLGSGAARPGQCSVLSRSAASREEMQRLLQSPAPSPPGEPPRSPESPSFSPTSQKPPDSPGAPARSPGRKKRRTVGAKGGGRSGAPGPAVAHLGSLLPTETRPEEGTGLAGSRGKGFVAGAAKLTAGAQQDTLEPDSAGAPELSVRPPEHAASPGPGWGLCTPVPVTEQGTDQIRITPRAELHTVSISVQETHPNVSLAKPDVALSTPASKPQIDMGLSIPACKIQPNMNLCMLDSEPQPDVAFSAPASKPQSDMASSTPASEPPPNVGLSMPASESQPNVALSVPASKPHSDVTLSTPACKPQPNMASSTSPSESLPNMDLSTPVSKLQPDEALSTPASKPQPDTAMSTSASEPQRVQIGSTPVSTPRVCVDLHAAAVDSSTLVSVALPCTALPHSVSKAESEAPVSTPAPRASAAEPSWAPVPQAGSDTVGTEVIVPPGGPQEKPREQPSEGTPGPPEGEPLQGPMQAPKRKKVRFSTAVPRPEEKPRSAGAEGPPSPVTPRPSALRMAMGGHEGSAAWNAVAVGPRPPQPRILKHLPPPAPSASVRPGLGSSFAVTLPEAYEFFFCDTIEEEDESVAEEGASQALGEVQWPDTCEFFFRDFQGQMPQHQGCCSPAAAPPPRVEAVPVAPPGDLVPISIPEAYEHFLEEDGFGGVLPSLLQLRASEHPREAGPRISPEPSPATVEQLSLAVRRAGELCSPLASSPFSQNDMCLVFVAFATWAVRTSDLHTPDAWKTVLLANIGTISAIRYFRRRVRRGRSPSRSCSRSPSPTS; via the exons ATGATGGACAACTTCCAGTACAGCGTCCAGCTCAGTGACCGGGACTGGGCTGAGTTCTCTGCCACTGCTGATGAGTGTGGTCTCCTGCAGGCTGGCCTAGCCTCTGGAGATGAGCTCTTGTCCAGTGACATTGACCAAGGGGACAGCAGTGGCAGCAGCCCCCCTGGGCCCCCACCCCTTCTTACTGGGCAGCTTGCTCCCAGGAGGAGGGACTGTCAGAGCTGTGAAGAGGAGGACGCCGTGGCCACAGGACAGCTGGTCAGAAGGTCTCAGGGTGAGCCTGTCCTGGCTCTGGGACCTGGTCAGCAGGCAGCCGGCACGTCCGCACAGTCAGAAGCTCTTCTGTCCCTTGGCTCAGGTGCTGCCCGTCCCGGTCAGTGCTCAGTCCTCTCACGGTCAGCAGCTTCCAGAGAGGAGATGCAGAGGCTCCTGCAGAGCCCGGCCCCCAGCCCCCCTGGTGAGCCCCCTCGGAGTCCTGAGTCTCCTAGCTTCAGCCCCACCTCCCAGAAACCCCCCGACAGCCCTGGAGCCCCAGCACGGAGCCCTGGGCGCAAGAAGAGACGTACTGTGGGTGCAAAGGGGGGAGGGCGCTCAGGAGCCCCAGGCCCTGCTGTTGCCCATCTGGGCTCCCTGCTGCCCACTGAGACCAGGCCTGAGGAGGGCACTGGCCTGGCTGGGTCCAGGGGCAAGGGGTTTGTGGCCGGGGCAGCAAAGCTGACAGCAGGAGCCCAGCAGGACACACTGGAGCCAGACTCTGCAGGTGCTCCGGAGCTGAGTGTTCGTCCCCCTGAGCATGCTGCCAGTCCAGGGCCAGGCTGGGGTCTGTGTACACCTGTGCCTGTCACTGAGCAAGGTACAGACCAGATCAGAATAACTCCTAGAGCTGAGCTACACACGGTATCCATATCTGTTCAGGAAACTCATCCAAATGTCTCCCTGGCTAAGCCAGATGTGGCTCTGTCTACACCTGCCTCCAAGCCTCAAATTGACATGGGTCTGTCTATACCTGCTTGCAAGATTCAACCCAACATGAATCTGTGTATGCTTGACTCTGAGCCTCAACCTGATGTGGCTTTCTCTGCACCTGCCTCCAAACCTCAGTCTGACATGGCTTCATCTACACCTGCCTCTGAGCCTCCACCCAACGTGGGTCTGTCTATGCCTGCCTCTGAGTCTCAACCCAATGTGGCTTTGTCTGTGCCTGCCTCTAAACCTCACTCTGATGTGACTTTGTCTACACCTGCATGCAAGCCTCAACCCAACATGGCTTCATCTACATCTCCCTCTGAAAGTCTACCCAACATGGATTTGTCTACACCTGTCTCCAAACTCCAACCTGATGAGGCTTTATCTACACCTGCCTCTAAGCCTCAACCTGACACGGCCATGTCTACATCTGCCTCTGAGCCTCAGCGTGTCCAGATTGGATCTACACCTGTCTCCACACCAAGAGTGTGTGTGGACCTGCATGCAGCAGCGGTGGATTCCTCTACTCTTGTCTCTGTGGCCCTGCCGTGCACAGCTCTGCCGCACTCTGTTTCCAAGGCTGAGTCTGAAGCACCTGTATCCACACCTGCCCCCAGAGCCAGTGCTGCTGAGCCCTCCTGGGCCCCTGTCCCCCAAGCAGGGTCTGACACTGTGGGGACAGAGGTGATTGTTCCTCCTGGGGGACCCCAAGAGAAGCCCAGAGAGCAGCCCTCTGAAGGGACCCCAGGACCCCCTGAGGGCGAGCCCCTGCAGGGCCCCATGCAGGCTCCCAAGAGGAAGAAGGTACGATTTTCTACGGCAGTGCCCAGACCGGAGGAGAAGCCAAGGTCAGCAGGGGCCGAGGGCCCACCCTCACCAGTCACACCCCGGCCCTCAGCCCTCAGAATGGCAATGGGGGGCCATGAGGGGTCTGCAGCCTGGAACGCTGTGGCAGTCGGGCCCCGGCCCCCCCAGCCGCGGATCCTCAAGCACCTGCCGCCCcctgctccttctgcctcagtgaGGCCTGGGCTGGGCAGCAGCTTTGCAGTGACCCTCCCCGAGGCCTATGAGTTCTTCTTCTGTGACACCATTGAGGAGGAGGACGAAAGTGTGGCAGAGGAGGGAGCCAGCCAGGCCCTAGGCGAAGTCCAGTGGCCGGACACATGCGAGTTCTTCTTCCGGGATTTCCAGGGCCAGATGCCCCAGCATCAGGGGTGCTGTTCCCCAGCTGCAGCCCCGCCCCCGAGGGTCGAGGCTGTGCCAGTGGCACCCCCTGGTGACCTGGTGCCCATTTCTATCCCTGAGGCCTACGAACACTTCCTTGAGGAGGATGGGTTTGGGGGTGTGCTGCCATCCCTTCTCCAGCTGCGGGCCTCAGAGCACCCCAGGGAAGCGGGGCCCAGGATCTCgcctgagcccagcccagccacagTGGAACAACTCAGCCTGGCAGTCAGGCGGGCAG GGGAGCTCTGCAGTCCCCTGGCCTCCTCTCCCTTCAGTCAGAATGACATGTGTCTGGTGTTTGTGGCTTTTGCCACCTGGGCTGTGAGAACGTCAGATCTACATACCCCGGACGCTTGGAAAACAG TCTTGCTGGCCAACATTGGCACCATCTCTGCCATCCGCTACTTCCGCAGGCGTGTGAGGCGAGGGCGCAGTCCCAGCCGCAGCTGTAGCCGCAGCCCAAGTCCCACCTCCTAG
- the Plekhn1 gene encoding pleckstrin homology domain-containing family N member 1 translates to MGNSHCVPQTPRRLRASFSRKPSLKGNREDTSRKLAGLFGSEAGPDGDAAADKIFYYIPGTDFPGLENQPENLEQPILSVFKKGRRKVPVRNLGKVVHYAKVQLRFQHSQDTSDCYLELFPSHLYFQAHSSAGLTFQGLLPLVELSICPLEETGEHGFQITGPLPAPLLVLCPSEDELRCWLYHLEKQMALVGGLRRCHSVPPQGPSGDELPWSLQRRLTWLRRASGREPVGSAICASRVKLQHLPSQEQWDRLLVLYPTSLAIFSEEPDGIAFKGELPLTAIHINLEEKQTRSFLISGRLIHTIRVVCASHEDHRHWLLCLQTISRQDGDPLLLNPESFPGLQGPTQVTGGVRGSLSSDGRTSWDSGCPAPPSNRTSHSLPESSVLSPAGCPAPAQPAPGQPDSESDCASIGPRRADLRRSSRSRGQVRGELPGPAVPPHMHLDLTKVGRLGLGCGPEAPEQPPEAPHSPLYADPYTPPATSHRRIAGIRGLDEFLSAVRSSPGPEPSSPFPLVPVSVPVSDPCSGLSSSPGPPAPHLVSKKGALQSRASRRHRGSIKDRGPQPPDSPQLVSPAREVSPSPLPPPSGEWGSCLPGGKYEPGCSFLQADGSLPSLPDGDKTSSSSHQKWPRLRRLEAEGGLIQWI, encoded by the exons GACTTTCCAGGCCTGGAGAATCAGCCGGAGAACTTGGAGCAGCCCATCCTGAGTGTGTTCAAGAAGGGGCGGCGGAAGGTGCCCGTGAGGAACCTGGGCAAGGTGGTACACTATGCCAAGGTCCAGCTGCGGTTCCAGCACAgccag GATACCAGTGACTGCTACCTGGAGCTGTTCCCTTCCCACCTCTACTTCCAGGCTCACAGTTCTGCAGGACTCACATTCCAG GGGCTGTTGCCGCTGGTGGAGTTGAGCATCTGCCCCCTCGAGGAGACTGGAGAGCATGGCTTCCAGATCACAG GCCCACTGCCCGCCCCACTCCTCGTTCTCTGCCCCAGTGAAGATGAGCTCCGCTGCTGGCTCTACCACTTGGAAAAGCAGATGGCCCTTGTCGGGGGACTGCGGCGCTGCCACTCTGTGCCCCCGCAG GGCCCCTCAGGGGATGAGCTCCCCTGGTCCCTGCAGCGCCGTCTGACCTGGCTGCGGAGGGCATCTGGGCGTGAACCTGTGGGCAGTGCCATCTGTGCCTCAAGGGTCAAGCTGCAGCACCTGCCTTCACAg GAGCAGTGGGATCGGCTCCTGGTCCTGTACCCCACATCCCTGGCCATCTTCTCTGAGGAACCAGATGGGATTGCCTTTAAG GGGGAGCTGCCACTCACTGCCATCCACATCAACCTGGAAGAGAAGCAGACCCGCTCATTCCTGATCTCAG GCCGACTCATCCATACCATCCGGGTGGTGTGTGCCAGTCATGAAGATCACCGCCACTGGCTGCTCTGCCTCCAGACGATTTCCAGACAGGATGGGGACCCCCTGCTGCTCAACCCTGAGAGCTTCCCAGGCCTGCAGGGGCCCACACAG GTCACAGGTGGTGTCCGAGGCTCACTTTCCTCTGATGGACGGACCAGCTGGGATTCAGGGTGCCCAGCGCCCCCCTCCAACCGCACCAGCCACTCCCTCCCTGAGTCCTCAGTGCTGTCCCCTGCAGGCTGCCCTGCTCCTGCCCAGCCTGCACCT GGCCAGCCCGATTCTGAATCTGACTGTGCCAGCATCGGCCCACGGAGAGCAGATCTGAGGCGCAGCAGCCGGTCCAGGGGCCAGGTCCGAGGGGAGCTGCCTGGTCCTGCCGTACCACCACACATGCATCTGGACCTGACCAAG GTGGGCAGGCTGGGCCTGGGGTGTGGCCCAGAGGCCCCAGAGCAGCCCCCGGAGGCACCACACTCCCCGCTGTATGCTGATCCCTACACCCCACCTGCCACTTCCCATCGCAGGATCGCAGGCATCAGGGGCCTGGATGAG TTCCTCAGTGCAGTACGAAGCTCACCTGGACCAGAGCCTTCCAGCCCATTCCCCTTGGTCCCTGTGTCTGTGCCTGTCTCTGATCCCTGCTCTGGACTCTCCAGCTCTCCTGGCCCCCCAGCTCCCCATTTGGTCTCCAAGAAAGGAGCCCTGCAGTCCCGAGCTTCTCGGAGACACCGGGGTTCCATCAAGGACCGGGGTCCACAGCCCCCGGATTCCCCTCAGCTT GTCTCCCCTGCCAGGGAAGTGTCACCTAGCCCTCTGCCACCTCCCTCAGGTGAGTGGGGTTCCTGCCTCCCTGGGGGTAAGTACGAACCAGGATGTAGCTTCCTGCAGGCTGATGGGTCTCTGCCCTCCCTACCAGATGGTGACAAGACTTCATCTTCCTCCCACCAGAAATGGCCACGGCTCAGAAGGCTGGAGGCAGAGGGGGGGCTCATCCAGTGGATCTGA